The proteins below come from a single Sphingomicrobium sediminis genomic window:
- a CDS encoding amidohydrolase family protein produces the protein MKLAFSLLASAALIATPAYAQQEREEGAEPIITEDTGAPTVDEIAENEDWDVTATEGPGRNVTINTSKGTWMSLDVSPDGRTIVFDMLGDIYTMPISGGTARNISSGHQWDMQPVFSPDGSEIAFTSDRAGGDNLWVMKADGSEPRQVSDESFRLLNQPEWTPDGEYVVGRKHFTSSRSLGAGEMWLYHASGEGSGLQMTKRRTDQKDTGEPAFSPDGRYLYYSDDATPGEVFEYSKDVNGQIYVIRRLDRQTGEIETLVSGAGGAISPTPSPDGKSLAFIRRIRAKSVIMIMDLDSGAIRPVTDVLDRDMQETWAVHGVYPNMEWTPDGDSIVFWAKGGIHRVDVGSGAVSEIPFTVNDTRWVADAVRHQKRVGEPTFETKALRFVSVSPDGDRVAFEALGKIHVRDLLSGRTRAITGDTDWRQSHPTWSADGRQIAWVEWDDTELGRIRVARADGSRARTVTTVPGHYFDPAFSPDGNRIVYRKGSGGYITSPLYSRDTGLYVANLSGGDAMKVAEFGASPSFSADGSRLLYLSREGDKTALNSMDIMTREEQTHLTSTNAGDFQLSRDGKFVAWTERFQTYVVPFVQTGRTLDLSPSGGGVPQVKVTTDVGEWVQWGNDGALYWTEGPNLYKRSINSVGDVTEADAIEVANLAVTANAVEGDERYVLSGAKIITMNGDEVIENGAIMIENNRIAAVGPLAAISWEAGTRVIDVSGKTIIPGLIDAHWHGPMATGGVIPQQNWAHAASLAHGVTAVHDPSNDTTSVFAAAEHQKAGLILAPRIFSTGTILYGATTAFTAEIDSVEDARSHLRRLKAKGAWSVKSYNQPRRDQRQMVIQAARELEMDVMPEGGSLFMHNMTMVADGHTTIEHALPVQNIYDDVLQMWGGQGVKTAYTPTLNVAYGGPWGEMWWYQTTDVWADPILNKWVPRGILDSAARRGTFFPEEENNLEQVAEGARQLNERGVMANIGPHGQREGLGAHWEIWTYAELGDMSNLDAIRTATMNPAISLGLATDLGSIEPGKLADLVILDSDPLENIRNSADVGMVMQGGILYDSNLQVVAGGQGGLEPFWFQDGAGEGYTANAEVVGAHEH, from the coding sequence ATGAAACTCGCATTCTCGCTGCTCGCCAGCGCAGCCCTTATCGCCACGCCTGCTTATGCCCAGCAGGAGCGCGAGGAAGGCGCTGAACCGATCATCACCGAAGATACGGGCGCGCCCACCGTCGACGAGATTGCCGAGAATGAGGATTGGGACGTCACCGCGACCGAAGGCCCCGGCCGCAATGTGACGATCAACACGTCGAAGGGCACGTGGATGAGCCTCGACGTCTCGCCCGACGGCCGCACCATCGTCTTCGACATGCTCGGCGACATCTACACCATGCCGATCAGCGGCGGCACTGCGCGCAACATTTCGAGCGGCCACCAGTGGGACATGCAGCCCGTCTTCTCCCCCGACGGCAGCGAAATCGCCTTCACCTCCGACCGCGCCGGCGGCGACAATCTGTGGGTCATGAAGGCCGACGGCTCCGAACCGCGCCAGGTTTCTGACGAAAGCTTCCGCCTGCTCAATCAGCCTGAATGGACGCCCGACGGCGAATATGTCGTCGGCCGCAAGCATTTCACCTCGTCGCGTTCGCTGGGCGCGGGCGAAATGTGGCTCTACCACGCCTCGGGCGAAGGCAGCGGGCTGCAGATGACCAAGCGCCGCACCGACCAGAAGGATACGGGCGAACCCGCATTCTCGCCGGATGGCCGCTACCTCTATTATTCGGACGATGCCACGCCCGGCGAAGTGTTCGAATATTCCAAGGACGTGAATGGCCAGATCTACGTGATCCGCCGCCTCGATCGCCAGACCGGCGAGATCGAGACGCTCGTCTCGGGCGCCGGCGGTGCGATCAGCCCGACGCCCTCGCCCGACGGCAAGAGCCTTGCTTTCATCCGCCGCATCCGCGCCAAGTCGGTCATCATGATCATGGACCTCGACAGCGGCGCGATCCGTCCCGTCACCGACGTCCTCGACCGTGACATGCAGGAAACCTGGGCCGTGCACGGCGTCTATCCCAACATGGAATGGACCCCCGACGGCGACAGCATCGTCTTCTGGGCCAAGGGCGGCATCCACCGCGTCGATGTGGGCAGCGGCGCGGTCTCCGAAATCCCCTTCACCGTCAATGATACGCGCTGGGTCGCCGATGCGGTGCGTCACCAGAAGCGCGTAGGCGAACCGACCTTTGAGACCAAGGCACTGCGCTTCGTGAGCGTCAGCCCCGATGGCGACCGCGTCGCCTTCGAAGCGCTCGGCAAGATCCATGTGCGCGACCTCTTGTCGGGCCGCACCCGCGCGATCACCGGTGACACCGACTGGCGCCAGAGCCACCCGACCTGGAGTGCCGACGGCCGCCAGATCGCCTGGGTCGAATGGGACGATACCGAACTCGGCCGTATTCGCGTCGCCCGCGCCGACGGCAGCCGCGCCCGCACCGTCACCACCGTGCCCGGCCACTATTTCGACCCTGCTTTCTCGCCTGACGGCAACCGCATCGTCTATCGCAAGGGCTCGGGCGGCTACATCACCAGCCCGCTCTACAGCCGCGATACCGGCCTCTATGTCGCCAACCTGTCGGGCGGCGATGCGATGAAGGTCGCCGAGTTCGGCGCCTCGCCGAGCTTCAGCGCCGACGGGTCGCGCCTGCTCTACCTGAGCCGCGAAGGCGACAAGACGGCATTGAATTCGATGGACATCATGACGCGCGAGGAGCAGACGCACCTCACCAGCACCAATGCCGGTGACTTCCAGCTATCTCGCGACGGCAAGTTCGTCGCCTGGACCGAGCGCTTCCAGACCTATGTCGTGCCCTTCGTCCAGACCGGCCGCACGCTCGACCTGTCGCCCTCGGGCGGCGGTGTTCCGCAGGTCAAGGTCACGACCGATGTCGGCGAATGGGTGCAATGGGGCAATGACGGCGCGCTCTACTGGACCGAGGGCCCGAACCTCTACAAGCGCTCGATCAATTCTGTCGGCGACGTCACCGAAGCCGATGCCATTGAGGTCGCCAACCTCGCCGTGACCGCCAATGCGGTCGAGGGCGACGAGCGCTACGTCCTCTCGGGCGCCAAGATCATCACCATGAATGGCGACGAAGTGATCGAGAATGGCGCGATCATGATCGAGAATAACCGCATCGCCGCGGTCGGCCCGCTCGCCGCGATTAGCTGGGAAGCCGGCACCCGCGTCATCGATGTCAGCGGCAAAACCATCATCCCCGGCCTCATCGACGCGCATTGGCACGGCCCGATGGCGACCGGCGGGGTCATCCCGCAACAGAATTGGGCGCATGCAGCCAGCCTCGCGCATGGCGTCACGGCGGTGCACGATCCGTCCAACGACACGACCAGCGTGTTTGCAGCGGCCGAGCATCAGAAAGCGGGCCTGATCCTCGCCCCGCGTATCTTCTCGACCGGCACCATCCTCTATGGCGCGACCACGGCCTTCACCGCCGAGATCGACAGCGTCGAGGATGCCCGCTCGCACCTGCGTCGCTTGAAGGCCAAGGGCGCGTGGAGCGTGAAGAGCTATAACCAGCCGCGCCGCGACCAGCGCCAGATGGTGATCCAGGCCGCGCGTGAGCTCGAGATGGACGTGATGCCCGAAGGTGGCAGCCTGTTCATGCACAACATGACCATGGTCGCCGACGGCCACACTACGATCGAGCACGCGCTGCCGGTGCAGAACATCTATGATGACGTCCTGCAGATGTGGGGCGGCCAGGGTGTGAAGACGGCCTACACGCCGACGCTCAACGTCGCTTACGGCGGTCCGTGGGGCGAGATGTGGTGGTACCAGACGACCGACGTCTGGGCCGACCCGATCCTCAACAAGTGGGTCCCGCGCGGCATTCTTGACAGCGCTGCGCGCCGCGGCACCTTCTTCCCTGAAGAGGAAAACAATCTCGAACAGGTCGCCGAAGGCGCGCGCCAGCTCAACGAGCGCGGCGTGATGGCCAATATCGGCCCGCACGGCCAGCGTGAGGGACTGGGCGCGCATTGGGAAATCTGGACCTATGCGGAGCTTGGCGACATGAGCAATCTCGACGCCATCCGCACCGCCACGATGAACCCGGCGATCAGCCTCGGCCTTGCCACCGATCTGGGTTCGATCGAGCCCGGCAAGCTGGCCGACCTCGTCATCCTCGACAGCGATCCGCTCGAGAATATCCGCAACTCGGCCGATGTCGGCATGGTGATGCAGGGCGGCATCCTCTACGACAGCAACCTGCAGGTCGTGGCCGGCGGCCAAGGCGGTCTCGAGCCCTTCTGGTTCCAGGATGGTGCGGGCGAGGGCTATACGGCCAATGCCGAAGTCGTTGGCGCCCACGAGCACTAA
- a CDS encoding DUF3297 family protein codes for MSEEKKSELPDRLSMDPKSEYFDGELLARGVGIKFNGVEKIGVEEYCLSEGWIRIAAGKSRDRFGNPMTIKLKGKVEPYLEDENDAQS; via the coding sequence ATGAGCGAAGAGAAAAAGAGCGAACTTCCCGACCGCCTGTCGATGGACCCCAAGAGCGAGTATTTCGACGGCGAATTGCTGGCCCGCGGTGTCGGCATCAAGTTCAACGGCGTCGAGAAGATCGGCGTCGAGGAATATTGCCTGTCCGAAGGCTGGATCCGCATCGCTGCGGGCAAGAGCCGCGATCGCTTCGGCAATCCGATGACGATCAAGCTGAAGGGCAAGGTTGAGCCTTACCTCGAAGACGAAAACGACGCCCAGTCCTAG
- a CDS encoding PspA/IM30 family protein — protein sequence MPDLTPIEAKPKKRVRKLEPIVGVTSAPKAKRMNPLAPVGAMLNGPIFTRARDIIAANVNDLLERADDPAKMIRMIILEMEEVLAETRATAARAIADLKEMRSAHHRLERLSNEWEERAGLALEKGREDLAKQALMERAKVNDMIGGIAEEMSGIEELLKGYEADIQRLQNKLGEARSRQASIANRIESAMSRARARELLYGERTEEAFARFDQLERRADVAEGHADAMGMGIKSLEDEFAELKAEERALEALEEMKKARKSGKGEQG from the coding sequence ATGCCTGATCTGACCCCCATCGAAGCCAAACCCAAGAAGCGGGTGCGCAAGCTGGAGCCGATTGTCGGCGTGACCAGCGCGCCCAAGGCCAAGCGGATGAACCCGCTCGCCCCGGTGGGCGCCATGCTCAACGGGCCGATCTTCACCCGGGCACGCGATATCATCGCCGCCAATGTGAACGACCTGCTCGAGCGTGCCGACGATCCGGCCAAGATGATCCGCATGATCATCCTGGAAATGGAAGAAGTGCTGGCCGAGACCCGCGCCACTGCTGCCCGCGCCATTGCCGATCTCAAGGAAATGCGCTCGGCGCATCACCGCCTCGAACGCCTTTCCAATGAATGGGAAGAGCGTGCCGGGCTGGCGCTTGAGAAAGGCCGCGAGGACCTTGCCAAGCAGGCGCTCATGGAGCGCGCCAAGGTGAACGACATGATCGGCGGCATTGCCGAAGAAATGTCGGGCATCGAGGAACTGCTCAAGGGCTATGAGGCCGATATCCAGCGGCTGCAGAACAAGCTCGGTGAAGCGCGTTCGCGCCAGGCCAGCATTGCCAACCGCATCGAGAGTGCGATGAGCCGTGCCCGCGCCCGCGAATTGCTTTATGGTGAGCGCACCGAAGAGGCCTTCGCGCGCTTCGACCAGCTCGAGCGCCGCGCCGACGTCGCCGAGGGTCATGCCGACGCGATGGGCATGGGCATCAAGAGCCTCGAGGACGAATTTGCCGAACTGAAGGCCGAGGAACGCGCCCTCGAAGCGCTCGAAGAAATGAAGAAGGCCCGCAAGTCGGGCAAAGGGGAACAGGGATGA
- a CDS encoding PspC domain-containing protein: MSNKKKIYKYSFAREDRKLAGVCAKLGEQLKVDPTFLRIAFLFTFLFIEWELAVGAYIIGGIYYTLMRRKELEGGASRDRDQYKPVRGSVHDMRTKLDDNDRRMMAIDHHLNSHDSDKLAREIEELRAKVDAKKAAAKEENGSADQKGDA; this comes from the coding sequence ATGAGCAACAAGAAGAAGATCTACAAATACAGCTTCGCGCGCGAGGACCGGAAACTGGCCGGCGTCTGCGCCAAGCTCGGCGAACAGCTGAAGGTCGATCCCACCTTCCTGCGCATCGCCTTCCTCTTCACCTTCCTTTTCATCGAATGGGAACTGGCGGTCGGCGCCTATATCATCGGCGGCATCTACTACACGCTGATGCGTCGCAAGGAGCTGGAAGGCGGCGCCTCGCGCGACCGCGACCAGTACAAGCCGGTGCGCGGTTCGGTCCACGACATGCGGACCAAGCTCGATGACAATGACCGCCGGATGATGGCGATCGACCACCACCTCAACAGCCATGACAGCGACAAACTGGCCCGCGAGATCGAAGAATTGCGTGCCAAGGTCGATGCCAAGAAAGCGGCTGCCAAGGAGGAAAATGGCAGCGCCGACCAGAAGGGAGATGCCTGA
- a CDS encoding light-harvesting protein produces MTDPMSIALTGLSVLAVTALAAHAGLRAFTNWMEYKRAELDNKIDADLAPAGGMIEIADLRERVRKLEAIAAGIDP; encoded by the coding sequence ATGACCGATCCGATGAGCATTGCCCTGACCGGCCTGTCGGTACTCGCCGTCACCGCTCTGGCCGCTCATGCAGGGCTGCGCGCCTTCACCAACTGGATGGAGTATAAGCGCGCAGAACTCGACAACAAGATCGACGCCGATCTGGCCCCTGCGGGCGGCATGATCGAGATTGCCGATTTGCGTGAGCGGGTGCGTAAGCTGGAAGCCATTGCTGCGGGGATCGACCCCTAA
- a CDS encoding TonB-dependent receptor yields the protein MTHFLLASTALAAAMQPQAPTTEPAVTTDGAEVQPVPSQDEEAERIFVTGHVIEDLDLLAGSTVVEGAELTRNAEPQIGDVLTRQAGVSATGFAPGASRPVLRGFSGERVRVLNDGIGSIDVANTSVDHATTIDPLSAERVEIIRGPASLLFGGQAIGGAVNVIDRRIPRTVGDEPVHFDALAGVRSADEGAMLGGALDLNLGGNWVLHGDASWTRGDDLQTGGFLVSPALRAELLEEAAEEFEEGEFEEAEELEEAANLRGELPNSGYQQWSASAGIGYVGDDLEVGFSYSIFDSDYGIPGRPGAGHHHGEEGEEEGEEEGEEEGEELVSIDLRQERWDARLKLNLDGFFESVTFRGAFADYNHIEFEGDEVGTVFNSEGIEGRVVLKQRDRDGLHGAFGAQYYYRDFEAIGPEAFLPPNKTDAYGFFALQEYQPDRLGVEGAIRVDVTEHESLGTTRDFTAWSGALGANYEATPDLTVGINGSYTQRAPSAEELFSNGPHIATQAFEIGDPDLEIESSLGGELFARYEGQDVAVSATAWASWFDDFIYEMETGEEEDELPVFQYMQQDADFWGLEVEASAIVYRGNDVRVGVDFVGDYVKAELSDGSNVPRIPPLRLLGGVSVGYSNVELRGEVEYFAEQDDVAQFELPTESFTLVNAVATWRPGGEDSETVFILQANNLFDVEARRHASFTKDFVPLAGRDIRATVRTSF from the coding sequence ATGACACATTTTCTGCTCGCGAGCACCGCGCTTGCCGCTGCCATGCAGCCCCAGGCGCCCACCACCGAACCCGCCGTCACGACGGACGGGGCCGAAGTCCAACCGGTTCCGTCGCAGGACGAAGAAGCCGAACGCATCTTCGTCACCGGCCATGTCATCGAGGATCTCGACCTGCTCGCAGGCTCGACCGTCGTCGAAGGCGCCGAACTCACGCGCAATGCCGAACCGCAAATCGGTGACGTGCTGACCCGCCAGGCCGGCGTGTCGGCAACCGGTTTCGCGCCGGGCGCGTCGCGTCCTGTGCTTCGCGGCTTTTCGGGAGAGCGCGTGCGCGTGCTCAATGACGGCATCGGTTCGATCGACGTCGCCAACACCTCGGTCGACCACGCGACCACGATCGATCCGCTCTCGGCCGAACGTGTCGAGATCATCCGCGGTCCGGCCTCGCTGCTATTCGGCGGCCAGGCGATCGGCGGCGCGGTCAACGTGATCGATCGCCGCATCCCGCGCACGGTAGGTGACGAACCCGTTCACTTCGACGCGCTTGCCGGTGTGCGCAGTGCCGATGAAGGCGCCATGCTCGGCGGCGCGCTCGATCTCAATCTCGGCGGCAATTGGGTCCTTCATGGCGACGCCAGCTGGACGCGCGGCGACGATCTCCAGACCGGTGGCTTCCTGGTCAGCCCGGCGCTGCGGGCCGAGTTGCTCGAAGAGGCGGCCGAGGAATTTGAAGAAGGCGAATTCGAGGAAGCCGAAGAGCTGGAAGAAGCCGCCAACCTGCGCGGCGAACTGCCCAATAGCGGCTACCAGCAATGGTCGGCCTCGGCCGGCATCGGCTATGTCGGCGACGATTTGGAAGTCGGCTTCAGCTACAGCATTTTCGACAGCGATTATGGCATTCCGGGTCGCCCGGGTGCCGGTCATCACCATGGCGAAGAGGGTGAGGAAGAAGGCGAGGAAGAGGGTGAAGAGGAAGGCGAGGAGCTCGTCTCGATCGACCTTCGCCAGGAGCGTTGGGATGCGCGCCTCAAGCTCAATCTCGACGGCTTTTTCGAAAGCGTGACCTTCCGCGGCGCCTTTGCCGATTACAATCATATCGAGTTTGAAGGTGACGAAGTCGGCACCGTCTTCAATTCCGAAGGCATTGAAGGCCGCGTGGTTCTCAAGCAGCGCGACCGCGACGGCCTGCATGGTGCCTTCGGCGCGCAATATTATTATCGCGACTTCGAAGCGATCGGCCCCGAGGCCTTCCTGCCGCCCAACAAGACGGATGCCTACGGCTTCTTCGCGCTGCAGGAATATCAGCCTGACCGCCTCGGCGTCGAAGGCGCGATCCGCGTCGACGTTACCGAGCATGAATCGCTTGGTACGACCCGCGATTTCACCGCCTGGAGCGGCGCGCTGGGTGCCAATTATGAAGCGACACCGGACCTGACGGTCGGCATCAACGGCAGCTACACGCAGCGTGCGCCGAGCGCCGAGGAGCTTTTCTCCAACGGTCCGCACATCGCCACGCAGGCGTTCGAGATCGGTGATCCCGACCTCGAAATCGAAAGCAGCCTCGGCGGCGAATTGTTTGCCCGCTACGAAGGCCAGGATGTTGCCGTCTCGGCGACCGCATGGGCTAGCTGGTTCGACGATTTCATCTACGAGATGGAAACGGGCGAGGAAGAGGATGAGCTGCCGGTCTTCCAGTACATGCAGCAGGATGCCGATTTCTGGGGCCTCGAAGTCGAAGCCTCGGCCATTGTCTACCGTGGGAACGACGTTCGCGTCGGCGTGGATTTCGTCGGCGACTATGTGAAGGCGGAGCTCAGCGACGGGTCGAACGTCCCGCGCATCCCGCCGCTTCGCCTGCTTGGCGGTGTCAGCGTTGGCTACAGCAATGTCGAGCTCCGAGGCGAAGTCGAATATTTCGCCGAGCAGGACGATGTCGCGCAGTTCGAACTGCCGACCGAAAGCTTCACCCTCGTCAACGCCGTCGCCACCTGGCGTCCGGGCGGCGAGGATAGCGAAACCGTCTTCATCCTGCAGGCCAACAACCTGTTCGATGTCGAAGCGCGGCGCCATGCCAGCTTCACCAAGGATTTCGTGCCCCTGGCGGGCCGCGACATCCGCGCGACGGTGCGCACGAGCTTTTAA
- a CDS encoding replication-associated recombination protein A yields MPDLFGEAPASPDVPSDNAPLADRLRPRALDQVVGQEHLTGADGAIGRMVAAGKLSSMILWGPPGTGKTSIARLLADAVGLRFVMLSAVFSGVADLKKAFAEAKKMAGAGQRTLLFVDEIHRFNRAQQDGFLPFVEDGTVTLVGATTENPSFELNAALLSRAQVLILHRLDEAALSRLLDKAEALIEADLPLDEDARAALIASADGDGRFLLNQAETLFDLKLDEKLDPKGLADLLQRRVAVYDKDREGHYNLISALHKAVRGSDPQAALYYLARMLTAGEDPLFLCRRMVRMASEDIGLADPNALTQCLAAKDAYDFLGSPEGELALVQACLYLASAPKSNATYKAQKAAFRNAKETGSLMPPQNILNAPTKLMKEFGYGKGYTYDHDVEGGFSGDNYWPEEMDPQDYYQPTGRGFEKRLKQRLDWWAARRAEIQKER; encoded by the coding sequence ATGCCTGACCTGTTCGGCGAGGCGCCGGCTTCTCCCGATGTCCCCAGCGACAATGCCCCGCTCGCGGATCGCCTGCGTCCGCGCGCGCTCGACCAGGTCGTCGGACAGGAGCATCTGACCGGCGCGGACGGCGCCATCGGCCGCATGGTCGCGGCGGGCAAATTATCCTCGATGATCCTGTGGGGACCTCCGGGCACCGGCAAGACCAGCATCGCGCGCCTGCTCGCCGATGCGGTCGGCCTGCGCTTCGTCATGCTGAGCGCGGTCTTTTCGGGCGTCGCCGATCTCAAGAAGGCCTTCGCCGAGGCCAAGAAGATGGCCGGCGCTGGACAGCGCACCTTGCTGTTCGTCGACGAGATCCACCGCTTCAATCGCGCCCAGCAGGACGGCTTCCTGCCGTTCGTCGAGGACGGCACCGTCACCTTGGTCGGCGCGACTACGGAAAATCCGAGTTTCGAACTCAACGCGGCACTGTTGAGCCGCGCGCAAGTACTGATCCTGCACCGTCTCGACGAGGCGGCATTGTCGAGGCTGCTCGACAAGGCAGAGGCGCTCATCGAGGCCGACCTGCCGCTCGATGAGGATGCGCGGGCCGCGCTGATCGCCAGCGCCGATGGCGACGGTCGCTTCCTGCTCAACCAGGCCGAAACCCTGTTCGACCTGAAGCTCGACGAGAAGCTCGATCCGAAGGGCCTCGCCGACCTCCTGCAGCGCCGCGTCGCGGTCTACGACAAGGATCGCGAGGGGCATTACAATCTCATCAGCGCACTGCACAAAGCGGTCCGCGGCTCCGACCCGCAGGCTGCGCTCTACTATTTGGCGCGGATGCTGACGGCGGGCGAGGACCCGCTCTTCCTGTGTCGCCGCATGGTGCGCATGGCGAGCGAGGATATCGGCCTTGCCGACCCGAACGCGCTGACACAGTGCCTTGCGGCCAAGGATGCCTATGATTTCTTGGGCTCGCCCGAGGGCGAACTGGCGCTGGTGCAGGCCTGCCTCTACCTCGCCAGCGCGCCCAAATCGAACGCGACCTACAAGGCGCAAAAGGCAGCCTTCAGAAACGCCAAGGAAACCGGCAGCCTGATGCCGCCGCAGAATATCCTGAACGCCCCGACCAAGCTCATGAAGGAGTTCGGCTACGGCAAGGGCTATACCTACGACCATGATGTCGAGGGCGGATTTTCAGGCGATAATTACTGGCCTGAGGAAATGGACCCGCAAGACTATTACCAACCGACCGGACGCGGCTTCGAAAAGCGGCTCAAGCAGCGGCTGGACTGGTGGGCGGCGCGGCGCGCGGAAATCCAGAAGGAACGTTAG
- a CDS encoding glycosyltransferase family 4 protein gives MKPQEIRVALFSGNYNYVRDGANQALNRLAEYLLRQGVNLRVYSPTVDEPAFEPTGDLVSVPSFPIPGRGEYRFAFNLSKGVRDDLEAFKPNIVHISSPDFVAAKAVSWARDHDIPAIASVHTRFETYLQYYHMDFLEPVLQSWLRRLYGRCEALLVPAPSTADVLREQGMNDKIQIWARGVDRGQFNPERRDMEWRRGLGIGDDEMAIAFLGRIVMEKGLDVFSETIEVLEKKGVAHRVLVIGEGPARGWFEEHLPDNAVFVGHQEGPDLARALASADVFLNPSITETFGNVTLEAMACELPVVAIAATGTNSLVTPGQTGLVAPPGEIEQLAGHLIAYQNDPAMRAAHGAAGLAKAKTMDWDSINSVVLDAYANAIRAREKVNA, from the coding sequence ATGAAGCCGCAAGAGATCCGCGTTGCCCTGTTTTCCGGCAACTATAATTACGTACGCGACGGCGCGAACCAAGCCCTCAATCGCCTCGCCGAATATCTGCTGCGCCAGGGCGTCAACCTGCGCGTCTATTCGCCGACGGTGGACGAGCCCGCCTTCGAGCCGACCGGCGATCTCGTTTCGGTGCCAAGCTTTCCGATTCCCGGGCGCGGCGAGTATCGCTTCGCCTTCAACCTGTCCAAGGGCGTGCGCGACGATCTTGAGGCCTTCAAACCCAACATCGTCCATATCTCCTCGCCCGACTTCGTCGCCGCCAAGGCGGTGAGCTGGGCGCGCGATCACGACATTCCGGCGATCGCCTCGGTGCACACGCGCTTCGAGACCTACCTCCAATATTACCACATGGATTTCCTCGAGCCGGTGCTCCAGTCGTGGCTGCGGCGCCTTTACGGGCGCTGCGAGGCGCTTCTCGTGCCCGCCCCCAGCACTGCCGACGTGCTGCGCGAGCAGGGCATGAACGACAAGATTCAGATCTGGGCGCGCGGTGTCGACCGTGGCCAGTTCAATCCCGAACGCCGCGACATGGAATGGCGCCGCGGCCTCGGCATCGGCGATGATGAAATGGCCATCGCCTTCCTTGGCCGCATCGTCATGGAAAAGGGTCTCGACGTCTTTTCGGAGACGATCGAAGTGCTCGAAAAGAAGGGCGTGGCGCACCGCGTTCTCGTCATCGGCGAGGGCCCGGCGCGCGGCTGGTTCGAGGAGCATCTGCCCGACAATGCCGTCTTTGTCGGTCATCAGGAGGGACCGGATCTCGCGCGGGCACTGGCCAGCGCCGACGTCTTCCTCAATCCCTCCATAACCGAGACGTTCGGCAATGTGACGCTGGAGGCCATGGCCTGCGAATTGCCTGTCGTCGCCATTGCTGCGACCGGCACCAACAGCCTCGTGACGCCTGGCCAGACCGGGCTCGTCGCCCCGCCGGGCGAGATCGAGCAGCTCGCCGGCCATCTCATCGCCTATCAGAACGATCCTGCCATGCGCGCGGCCCACGGCGCTGCGGGCCTGGCCAAGGCCAAGACGATGGACTGGGATTCGATCAACAGCGTCGTGCTCGACGCCTATGCCAACGCAATCCGCGCCCGCGAAAAGGTCAATGCCTGA
- a CDS encoding phytoene/squalene synthase family protein — MSDRAALVAAASAMISEGSKSFRFASQLFDETTRERSWLLYSWCRACDDITDGQTLGHDAETPEDPEVRLAFVKEQTAKALAGEETGLVPFDALGLVARECDIAHAATEHHLAGFARDAAGWRPETEEDLLSYCYQVAGAVGVMMAQVMGVSRDDGDTLDRASDLGLAFQLANIARDIVDDARVDRSYIPKSWLAEEGIAAIDPDDPGHAPIVARYRKRLADMADQYRESARVGAARLPLRSRWAILAAANIYGRIAEVAREAGEARWNERISIGKREKLRQVRRALMQSAGRPADFNRDGLWTRPALD; from the coding sequence ATGAGCGATCGCGCTGCCCTCGTCGCCGCGGCGAGCGCCATGATTTCCGAGGGCTCCAAGAGCTTTCGCTTCGCCAGCCAATTGTTCGACGAAACGACACGCGAGCGTTCCTGGCTGCTCTACAGCTGGTGCCGCGCCTGCGACGACATTACCGACGGCCAGACGCTCGGCCATGACGCCGAAACGCCCGAGGACCCCGAAGTCCGCCTCGCCTTCGTCAAGGAACAGACCGCCAAGGCGCTGGCGGGCGAGGAAACCGGCCTCGTGCCGTTCGACGCGTTGGGCCTCGTCGCGCGCGAATGCGACATCGCCCATGCCGCGACCGAGCATCACTTGGCAGGCTTTGCACGCGACGCCGCAGGCTGGCGTCCCGAGACCGAGGAAGACCTGCTCTCCTATTGCTATCAGGTTGCGGGCGCGGTCGGCGTGATGATGGCGCAGGTCATGGGCGTCTCGCGCGACGACGGCGATACGCTGGACCGCGCCAGCGATCTCGGTCTCGCTTTCCAACTAGCAAACATTGCGCGCGACATTGTCGACGATGCGCGGGTCGACCGCAGCTACATTCCCAAAAGCTGGCTCGCCGAGGAAGGCATTGCCGCAATCGATCCCGACGATCCGGGTCATGCTCCCATCGTCGCGCGCTATCGCAAGCGGCTCGCCGACATGGCGGACCAATATCGCGAAAGTGCACGTGTCGGCGCGGCGCGGCTGCCGCTGCGGTCACGCTGGGCAATCCTGGCGGCCGCCAACATTTACGGCCGCATTGCCGAGGTTGCGCGCGAAGCCGGCGAAGCCCGCTGGAACGAGCGCATTTCAATCGGAAAGCGTGAGAAATTGCGGCAGGTCCGCCGCGCGCTCATGCAATCGGCGGGTCGTCCCGCTGACTTTAACCGCGACGGGCTCTGGACCCGCCCCGCCCTCGACTAG